A window of Jannaschia sp. M317 contains these coding sequences:
- a CDS encoding ABC transporter substrate-binding protein, translating to MLTRSAAILALTATTALAQQTDITIGMQLEPPNLDPTGGAAAAIDEVVYANLFEGLTRFGPDGAVQPALAKSWEVSEDGKTWTFVLNAGVTFHDGTTMDADDVVFSLDRARAEDSTNAQKALFAGIDSVEAVDATTVRITLSEPNGNLGFNLAWGDAVIVAPESAETNATAPVGTGPFKLANWAQGDRVELVANPDYWGTAPALTAATFKFISDPNAAFAAMMAGDVDAFPVFPAPETLSNFEADPRFSVIVGSTEGETILAMNNKAITDVRVREAISHAIDRQAIIDGAMFGYGTPIGTHFAPHNPDYVDLTGQSAHDPDRARALLAEAGVEDLTLRLMLPPPAYARRGGEIIASQLREVGIKTEISNLEWAQWLEQVFRGKDFDLTIVSHTEPADINIYARPDYYFQYDNPDLQALNDKITVTSDPAMRSQLLADAQKMIADDYVNGYLFQLAKTGVADARIQGLWENSPTQAIDLTGVSWSE from the coding sequence ATGCTCACACGCTCCGCCGCCATTCTGGCACTGACCGCCACGACCGCGTTGGCCCAGCAGACCGACATCACGATAGGCATGCAGCTGGAACCACCGAACCTGGACCCGACCGGGGGGGCCGCCGCCGCCATCGACGAAGTGGTCTATGCCAATCTTTTCGAGGGACTGACCCGGTTTGGCCCGGACGGCGCGGTACAGCCCGCGCTGGCAAAATCCTGGGAGGTGTCGGAAGACGGCAAGACCTGGACCTTTGTGCTCAATGCCGGCGTGACCTTTCATGACGGCACCACAATGGATGCCGACGACGTGGTGTTCAGCCTGGACCGCGCCCGCGCAGAAGACAGCACCAACGCACAGAAGGCTCTGTTCGCCGGGATCGACAGCGTCGAGGCCGTGGATGCCACCACGGTTCGCATCACGCTGAGCGAGCCGAACGGCAACCTGGGCTTCAACCTGGCCTGGGGCGATGCCGTCATCGTCGCCCCCGAAAGCGCCGAAACAAACGCCACCGCACCCGTCGGCACCGGTCCGTTCAAGCTGGCCAACTGGGCGCAGGGCGACCGGGTCGAGTTGGTGGCAAACCCGGACTACTGGGGCACCGCCCCAGCCCTGACGGCGGCCACGTTCAAGTTCATCTCGGACCCGAATGCGGCTTTTGCAGCGATGATGGCGGGCGATGTGGATGCCTTCCCGGTGTTCCCGGCGCCCGAGACCCTTTCGAACTTCGAGGCAGATCCCCGGTTCTCCGTCATCGTCGGCTCCACCGAGGGTGAGACGATCCTGGCGATGAACAACAAGGCGATCACGGACGTACGCGTGCGCGAGGCGATCAGCCATGCCATCGACCGGCAGGCCATCATCGACGGCGCGATGTTCGGCTACGGCACACCGATCGGCACCCACTTTGCGCCGCACAACCCGGACTACGTGGACCTGACCGGCCAGTCGGCGCACGATCCGGACCGCGCCCGCGCCCTGCTGGCCGAAGCCGGGGTCGAGGATCTGACCCTGCGCCTGATGCTGCCGCCCCCGGCCTATGCCCGCCGCGGCGGAGAGATCATCGCCAGCCAGCTCCGCGAGGTCGGGATCAAGACCGAGATCAGCAACCTGGAATGGGCGCAATGGCTGGAACAGGTGTTCCGGGGCAAGGATTTCGACCTGACGATCGTCAGCCATACGGAACCCGCGGACATCAACATTTATGCCCGGCCCGACTATTACTTCCAGTATGACAATCCCGACCTCCAGGCCTTGAACGACAAGATCACCGTGACATCGGATCCGGCGATGCGGTCGCAGTTGTTGGCCGATGCGCAGAAGATGATCGCGGACGACTACGTCAACGGCTACCTCTTCCAGCTGGCCAAGACCGGCGTGGCCGACGCGCGCATTCAGGGCCTGTGGGAAAACTCGCCCACGCAGGCCATCGACCTGACCGGCGTAAGCTGGTCGGAGTGA
- a CDS encoding SCO family protein: protein MLRALIAATLLAAPAAAEGVIDRLFPSNFGGAYTLTDHHGQTRTQADPEGRVQLIFFGYASCEAICTVALPIMSEVASALSARDIPVTPLVITVDPARDTVESMGPALASHAPGLTGLTGTEAELAAARALFHVERTALFEEPLGGTVYSHGSHIYVMDADGGFLTLLPPILSVDRMVEVVAGYALGPA, encoded by the coding sequence ATGCTGCGCGCCCTGATTGCCGCCACCCTCCTGGCCGCCCCCGCCGCGGCCGAGGGGGTCATCGACCGGCTGTTTCCGTCGAATTTCGGCGGGGCCTATACCCTGACCGACCACCACGGCCAGACGCGGACCCAGGCCGACCCGGAGGGCCGCGTCCAGTTGATCTTTTTCGGCTATGCCTCCTGCGAGGCGATCTGCACCGTTGCCCTGCCCATCATGTCCGAGGTCGCCAGCGCGCTTTCTGCGCGCGACATCCCCGTGACGCCCCTGGTCATTACCGTCGATCCGGCGCGCGACACGGTTGAATCGATGGGCCCCGCCCTGGCAAGCCATGCCCCCGGCCTGACCGGCCTGACAGGGACCGAAGCGGAGCTGGCCGCCGCGCGCGCGCTTTTCCATGTAGAACGGACCGCACTGTTCGAAGAGCCGCTGGGCGGCACGGTCTATAGCCACGGATCCCACATCTACGTCATGGACGCAGACGGCGGATTCCTGACCTTGCTGCCGCCGATCCTGTCCGTCGACCGCATGGTGGAGGTGGTCGCAGGCTACGCCCTTGGCCCCGCATGA
- a CDS encoding YigZ family protein — MRTLALDINDRGSKYAVTGAPAADAETAKAVVKALCRDKKFARATHNTWGLLTATGPIKNDDGEAGAGMVILRMLEREGLQDHVVIVTRWYGGKHLGGDRFRHVQTAVRTYLDAM, encoded by the coding sequence ATGCGCACCCTTGCCCTCGACATCAATGACCGTGGCAGCAAATATGCAGTCACCGGGGCCCCCGCTGCGGACGCCGAGACGGCAAAGGCCGTGGTCAAGGCGCTCTGCCGCGACAAGAAATTCGCGCGTGCGACCCACAACACCTGGGGCTTGCTGACGGCCACAGGGCCCATCAAGAACGACGACGGAGAGGCCGGGGCCGGCATGGTCATCCTGCGCATGCTGGAACGGGAGGGCCTTCAGGATCATGTCGTCATCGTCACGCGCTGGTATGGCGGCAAGCACCTGGGCGGCGACCGGTTCCGCCATGTGCAGACGGCTGTGCGGACCTATCTCGACGCGATGTGA
- a CDS encoding ABC transporter permease, giving the protein MRVTYALGAAAFALLIWQGVVWVTGVPSFILPSPMRVARAAIENRVLIAENARVTATEVLLGLIIGAVLGAVTAVQLARSARLHRLVMPLLIFTQAVPVFALAPILTLWLGYGIASKVMMAVLIIYFPVTSAFYDGLTRVPVAILDMARTMGGTNRQIMRRIRIPHAMPSLGTGLKLAAVYAPIGAVIGEWVGASKGLGYLMLLANGRAKTDLMFAALFTLVIMTLLLHLLVSKVSDGLTNK; this is encoded by the coding sequence ATGCGGGTGACCTATGCCTTGGGGGCCGCCGCCTTTGCGCTTTTGATCTGGCAGGGGGTCGTCTGGGTCACGGGTGTCCCGTCATTCATCCTGCCGTCCCCGATGCGGGTGGCACGGGCCGCGATCGAAAACCGCGTCTTGATTGCCGAAAATGCACGCGTCACTGCGACCGAAGTCCTTCTGGGCCTGATCATCGGGGCCGTTCTGGGCGCGGTGACGGCGGTCCAGCTGGCCCGGTCCGCGCGTTTGCACCGTCTTGTGATGCCCCTTCTCATCTTCACCCAGGCCGTGCCGGTGTTCGCGCTCGCTCCGATCCTGACGCTTTGGCTGGGCTATGGCATCGCATCCAAGGTCATGATGGCCGTCTTGATCATCTACTTTCCGGTGACCTCGGCATTCTATGATGGGCTGACGCGCGTGCCGGTTGCGATCCTGGACATGGCCAGAACGATGGGGGGCACCAATCGCCAGATCATGCGGCGTATCAGGATTCCCCACGCGATGCCGTCCCTGGGAACCGGTCTGAAACTGGCCGCGGTCTATGCGCCCATCGGGGCGGTCATCGGGGAATGGGTCGGCGCGTCAAAGGGATTGGGCTACCTGATGTTGCTGGCCAACGGACGCGCCAAGACCGATCTGATGTTCGCCGCCCTTTTCACGCTCGTGATCATGACGCTTCTCTTGCATCTGCTTGTCAGCAAGGTGTCCGATGGCCTGACCAACAAGTAG
- a CDS encoding ABC transporter ATP-binding protein, producing the protein MTMAPSLRLRGTQSIAGRPLFGPVDVTLPAGQWTCILGRSGVGKSTLLRVIADLDGPGQFDGQIIASDGARIAGRVSVMAQSDLLLPWLSVLENTVLGARLRGQQPDMDRARHLLNRVGLSDRAEQRPHTLSGGMRQRTALARTLMEDRCIALLDEPFSALDASTRADMQDLAAEVLVDKTVVLVTHDPAEAVRLGHQIIVLTPTDAQVWQPPQDPPVRDQFAPATIACQAALLAHLRASP; encoded by the coding sequence GTGACAATGGCCCCGTCCCTTCGCCTGCGCGGCACGCAGTCCATTGCCGGGCGTCCCCTGTTCGGGCCCGTCGATGTGACCCTGCCCGCGGGGCAGTGGACCTGCATTCTGGGACGGTCCGGTGTAGGTAAATCGACGCTCCTGCGCGTGATCGCCGATCTGGATGGACCGGGCCAGTTTGACGGGCAGATCATCGCGTCCGACGGGGCCCGGATTGCAGGACGCGTCAGCGTCATGGCGCAATCCGATCTGTTGTTGCCCTGGCTCAGCGTTCTGGAAAACACGGTACTGGGGGCCCGATTGCGCGGACAACAGCCGGATATGGACCGGGCGAGGCATCTTCTGAACCGGGTCGGCCTGTCGGATCGCGCCGAGCAACGGCCGCACACCCTGTCGGGGGGCATGCGGCAACGCACGGCCCTGGCGCGGACCCTGATGGAGGATCGCTGCATCGCCCTGCTGGACGAGCCCTTCTCGGCGCTCGACGCGAGCACACGGGCCGACATGCAAGACCTCGCCGCCGAAGTCCTGGTCGACAAGACCGTCGTTCTGGTCACCCATGACCCCGCAGAGGCGGTGCGCCTTGGCCATCAGATCATCGTGCTGACCCCGACCGACGCGCAGGTTTGGCAGCCCCCGCAGGACCCGCCCGTCCGCGACCAGTTTGCCCCCGCAACAATCGCCTGTCAGGCGGCTTTGCTTGCGCATCTGCGGGCATCGCCATGA
- a CDS encoding TenA family protein, whose translation MTASVYGHTFARWRAACGGAWQDYTHHAFVEGLRDGSLPRASFLHYLVQDYVFLVHFARAWSLAVVKADTLDEMKVCAGTVDALVNHEMALHVQTCAAAGIDEATLFAATEAFENIAYTRYVMDAGLHGDFLDLMAALAPCCFGYGEIGTRLAATAAPDTPYRDWINTYCDDGYQGAMVTVGQMLDRAVTHRLGDAPTTSARWPRLQARFDMATRLEVAFWEMGLRGA comes from the coding sequence ATGACCGCGTCGGTCTATGGGCACACCTTTGCGCGGTGGCGTGCCGCCTGTGGCGGTGCGTGGCAGGACTATACGCATCACGCCTTTGTCGAAGGCCTGCGCGATGGGTCTTTGCCGCGCGCATCGTTCCTGCACTACCTCGTGCAAGACTACGTGTTTCTTGTGCATTTTGCGCGGGCCTGGTCGTTGGCCGTGGTCAAGGCCGACACGTTGGACGAAATGAAGGTCTGTGCGGGCACCGTCGACGCGCTCGTCAATCACGAGATGGCCTTGCACGTTCAGACCTGCGCCGCGGCCGGCATCGACGAGGCCACGCTTTTCGCCGCGACCGAGGCGTTCGAGAACATCGCCTACACCCGCTATGTGATGGATGCCGGCCTGCACGGAGATTTCCTGGATCTGATGGCGGCCCTGGCACCATGTTGTTTCGGATATGGTGAAATCGGCACACGACTGGCCGCGACCGCCGCCCCGGACACGCCCTATCGCGACTGGATCAACACCTATTGCGATGACGGCTATCAGGGCGCGATGGTCACCGTGGGGCAAATGCTCGACCGGGCCGTGACCCACCGTCTGGGCGATGCCCCGACGACATCCGCACGCTGGCCCCGGCTGCAGGCGCGTTTCGACATGGCCACCCGGCTGGAGGTCGCCTTCTGGGAGATGGGATTGCGCGGCGCGTGA
- a CDS encoding ABC transporter substrate-binding protein, giving the protein MKSIIHALVLSLCAAPVAAQDQVTLLLDWFVNPDHGPIIIAQEKGYFADQDLAVEVIAPADPSAPAKMVAAGQADLAVSYQPQLHLQIHEGLSLVRVGTLVATPLSCLLVLADGPIETPADLKGRKVGFSVGGVEEAVLGHVLSTHGLTLEDVELINVNWSMSPALMSGQVDAVIGAFRNFELNQMDIEGAPGRCFYVEEEGLPPYDELIYVANKTTMDPDMIRRFLAATEKATQYIVNHPVESWEIFAGTAPELNDELNRRAWVDTLSRFALRPTAMDAGRYAAFEAFLHDAGLIPSINSVRDIAIDVTAQ; this is encoded by the coding sequence ATGAAATCCATCATCCATGCACTGGTTCTGTCGTTGTGCGCCGCGCCGGTCGCGGCTCAGGATCAAGTCACCTTGCTGCTCGACTGGTTCGTGAACCCGGATCACGGACCGATCATCATCGCGCAGGAAAAAGGGTACTTCGCGGACCAGGACCTTGCCGTAGAGGTCATCGCCCCGGCCGATCCATCGGCCCCGGCGAAAATGGTCGCGGCAGGTCAGGCGGATCTTGCGGTTTCCTACCAGCCCCAGTTGCACCTGCAGATCCACGAAGGCCTGTCCCTGGTTCGGGTCGGTACGTTGGTTGCCACGCCGCTCAGCTGCCTGCTGGTGCTGGCGGATGGTCCGATCGAAACGCCTGCCGACCTCAAGGGGCGCAAGGTCGGCTTTTCGGTCGGTGGCGTGGAGGAAGCGGTGCTGGGTCACGTCCTGAGCACGCATGGCCTGACGCTCGAAGATGTGGAGCTGATCAACGTGAACTGGTCGATGTCGCCCGCGTTGATGTCGGGTCAGGTCGATGCCGTGATCGGGGCATTCCGAAATTTTGAATTGAACCAGATGGATATCGAAGGCGCTCCAGGCCGCTGTTTCTACGTCGAAGAAGAAGGCCTGCCGCCCTATGACGAGCTGATCTATGTGGCAAACAAGACCACGATGGATCCCGACATGATCCGGCGGTTCCTTGCCGCGACGGAAAAGGCGACCCAATACATCGTCAATCACCCGGTTGAGAGCTGGGAGATTTTTGCCGGAACCGCGCCCGAACTGAACGATGAGTTGAACAGGCGCGCGTGGGTCGACACCTTGTCCCGCTTTGCCCTGCGTCCGACGGCGATGGATGCGGGCCGCTATGCCGCATTCGAGGCGTTCTTGCATGACGCGGGCCTGATCCCGTCGATCAATTCCGTCCGCGACATCGCCATTGACGTGACCGCGCAATGA
- the thiD gene encoding bifunctional hydroxymethylpyrimidine kinase/phosphomethylpyrimidine kinase encodes MIPNVLSIAGSDPSGGAGIQADIKAISANGAFAMAALTALTAQNTQGVTGIHLVPPEFVKDQIAAIFADIRVDAIKIGMIANADIAVAVAQALEPHATIPIVLDPVMIAKGGAALLQPDAVQVLRDVLLPMATLMTPNLPEAAHLLGCDIAETRDDMVGQGRALCALGVETVLMKGGHLDGPESPDCLVTTDTVTWYEAGRTQTQNTHGTGCTLSSALAAQLAKGLGPEAATAAAKSYVARAIAQAGDLSVGTGHGPTHHFAAHYSTRG; translated from the coding sequence ATGATCCCGAACGTTCTGAGCATCGCGGGGTCTGACCCGTCTGGCGGGGCCGGCATCCAGGCCGACATCAAGGCGATTTCCGCGAATGGTGCCTTTGCCATGGCCGCGCTCACGGCCCTGACAGCGCAGAACACCCAAGGTGTGACAGGCATTCACCTTGTCCCGCCGGAGTTTGTGAAAGATCAGATCGCGGCCATCTTTGCGGATATCCGCGTCGATGCGATCAAGATCGGGATGATAGCGAACGCGGACATCGCCGTCGCCGTTGCGCAGGCGCTTGAACCGCACGCGACCATCCCCATCGTCCTTGATCCGGTGATGATTGCCAAAGGCGGGGCGGCCTTGCTGCAGCCCGATGCGGTGCAGGTCCTGCGCGACGTCCTGCTGCCCATGGCGACCCTGATGACGCCCAATTTGCCCGAGGCGGCGCATCTGCTGGGCTGCGACATCGCTGAGACGCGCGACGACATGGTCGGTCAGGGGCGCGCGCTCTGCGCGCTTGGCGTCGAAACGGTGCTGATGAAGGGTGGCCATCTTGACGGTCCCGAAAGCCCCGATTGCCTTGTCACGACCGACACCGTGACCTGGTACGAGGCCGGGCGCACCCAAACGCAAAACACCCATGGCACGGGATGCACCCTGTCGTCGGCATTGGCGGCGCAATTGGCCAAGGGACTCGGACCCGAGGCGGCCACGGCGGCGGCCAAATCCTATGTCGCGCGGGCCATCGCGCAGGCAGGGGACCTGTCTGTGGGCACGGGCCACGGCCCGACCCATCATTTCGCCGCGCACTATTCCACACGAGGTTGA
- the thiE gene encoding thiamine phosphate synthase, translated as MTALRTRLRLYLVTDPELCQQAGVVATVRRAVAGGVTMVQLRDKHATTAQRIECAIALRTALRGTDVPLIINDDVTAAVAAKADGAHIGQGDISPAKARAMLGADKILGLSCETAQTVRDADPAVVDYLGLGPVFGTATKADHAQPVGFDGLAQLVALSSLPSVAIGGLKANHIKAVLGSGADGMAVVSAICGQPDPEAAARAFDGFAAGQSR; from the coding sequence GTGACAGCGCTCAGAACCCGATTGCGGCTGTATCTGGTGACCGATCCCGAGCTTTGCCAACAGGCCGGCGTCGTGGCCACCGTACGCCGTGCGGTGGCCGGCGGCGTGACGATGGTTCAGCTGCGCGACAAGCACGCAACCACCGCGCAGCGCATTGAATGCGCCATCGCGCTCAGGACGGCGCTGCGCGGCACGGACGTTCCGCTGATCATCAACGACGATGTGACCGCTGCCGTGGCGGCAAAGGCCGACGGGGCCCATATCGGCCAAGGCGACATTTCACCCGCCAAGGCCCGGGCCATGCTGGGCGCGGACAAGATCCTCGGGCTGTCCTGTGAGACGGCTCAGACCGTGCGCGATGCTGACCCGGCGGTTGTCGACTATCTTGGGCTGGGACCCGTTTTCGGGACTGCGACGAAAGCCGACCACGCGCAGCCGGTGGGGTTTGACGGGTTGGCACAGCTTGTGGCCCTGTCTTCCTTGCCGTCCGTCGCGATTGGCGGGCTGAAGGCAAATCATATCAAGGCTGTGCTTGGTAGCGGCGCGGATGGCATGGCCGTCGTGTCCGCGATCTGTGGTCAGCCTGATCCCGAAGCGGCCGCGCGCGCATTTGATGGCTTTGCAGCAGGACAGTCCCGATGA
- the thiM gene encoding hydroxyethylthiazole kinase — MTPDVMLTALRDQKPLVHCITNYVAMNIAANVVLAAGASPAMVHAPEEVAQFTPICGGLTINIGTLSGSWLQSMTAAASSAAANDIPWVFDPVAHFITDYRKCAAQSLLAQRPTIVRGNASEILALAGEAGTGKGADSGDSVEAAWGAAKALADQFGTVVAISGPVDYLTDGKQEAHVSGGSDLMPQVTALGCSQTALMGAYAATGPAFDAALAAMAHFKIAGTAAAKLAQGPGSFQMHFLDALSAAQPGDLAGAIG, encoded by the coding sequence ATGACCCCCGACGTTATGCTGACCGCCCTGCGCGACCAGAAACCCTTGGTGCATTGCATCACCAACTACGTGGCGATGAATATCGCGGCCAACGTCGTGCTGGCGGCAGGTGCGTCGCCCGCGATGGTGCATGCCCCCGAAGAAGTGGCGCAGTTCACGCCCATCTGTGGTGGCCTGACGATCAACATCGGCACGCTCTCCGGAAGCTGGCTGCAAAGCATGACGGCGGCGGCATCCAGCGCGGCGGCCAACGACATCCCCTGGGTGTTCGATCCCGTTGCACATTTCATCACGGATTACCGCAAGTGCGCGGCCCAAAGCTTGCTGGCGCAACGTCCGACCATCGTGCGCGGAAACGCATCCGAGATCCTGGCCCTGGCAGGCGAAGCGGGGACCGGAAAAGGGGCAGATAGCGGCGACAGCGTCGAAGCCGCTTGGGGGGCCGCAAAGGCGCTTGCGGATCAGTTCGGCACGGTCGTGGCCATCAGTGGCCCGGTTGATTACCTGACCGACGGCAAGCAGGAGGCGCATGTCTCCGGCGGCTCTGACCTGATGCCACAGGTCACGGCCCTGGGGTGTTCCCAGACGGCCCTGATGGGGGCCTATGCCGCGACAGGCCCCGCATTTGACGCAGCCCTCGCCGCGATGGCCCATTTCAAGATCGCAGGGACCGCCGCCGCGAAACTGGCCCAGGGGCCGGGCAGCTTTCAGATGCATTTCCTCGACGCGCTTTCCGCGGCTCAGCCTGGCGATCTGGCCGGGGCCATCGGATAG
- a CDS encoding acetylornithine deacetylase/succinyl-diaminopimelate desuccinylase family protein: MDRLLTEIETRRDDLVALTQDLIRIPTLNPPGLHYHDICALLGARMQARGWQVQMVRAEGALGDSDKYPRWNVICRLEGPRPGETLHFNSHHDVVAVGDGWTRDPFGAELADGRIYGRGACDMKGGLATSVIAAEAFADIHPDFSGAIEISATADEESGGYGGVAYLAERGFFDPDRVQHVIIPEPLNKDRICLGHRGVWWAEIETKGRIAHGSMPFLGDCAVRHMGAVLDEMEATLFPLLAGKRTAMPVVPEGARQSTLNLNAIHGGEPVQDADYTGLPSACVPDRCTLTIDRRFLMEEDIAEVKAEVTAMMERVRARRPDFRYEIRDLFEVMPTMTPEDAPVVQVVQDAVQQVLGKSADYVVSPGTYDQKHIDRIGRLKNCIAYGPGVLDLAHQPDEWIGVQDMVDSGQVMGLAMQRLLG, from the coding sequence ATGGACAGATTGCTGACCGAAATCGAGACGCGCCGCGACGACTTGGTGGCGCTGACCCAGGACCTGATCCGCATTCCCACGCTGAACCCGCCGGGCCTGCACTACCACGACATCTGCGCCCTGCTGGGCGCGCGGATGCAGGCACGGGGCTGGCAGGTTCAGATGGTGCGCGCCGAAGGGGCCTTGGGCGATTCCGACAAATACCCTCGCTGGAACGTCATCTGCCGACTGGAAGGCCCCCGCCCCGGCGAGACGCTGCATTTCAACAGCCACCACGATGTCGTGGCGGTCGGCGACGGCTGGACCCGCGATCCGTTCGGCGCAGAACTGGCGGACGGGCGCATCTACGGGCGCGGGGCTTGCGACATGAAGGGCGGGCTGGCGACCTCTGTCATCGCGGCCGAGGCCTTTGCCGACATCCACCCCGATTTCAGCGGGGCCATCGAAATCAGCGCCACGGCGGACGAGGAATCGGGCGGCTACGGCGGCGTTGCCTATCTGGCGGAACGCGGGTTCTTCGACCCCGACCGGGTGCAGCACGTCATCATCCCCGAGCCCCTGAACAAGGACCGTATCTGCCTGGGCCACCGCGGCGTCTGGTGGGCCGAGATCGAAACAAAGGGCCGTATCGCCCACGGCTCCATGCCGTTTCTGGGCGATTGCGCCGTGCGCCACATGGGGGCCGTTCTGGACGAGATGGAGGCGACGTTGTTCCCCCTGCTTGCGGGGAAACGCACCGCGATGCCCGTCGTCCCCGAAGGCGCGCGGCAGTCCACCTTGAACCTGAACGCGATCCACGGCGGCGAACCCGTGCAGGACGCCGATTATACCGGCCTGCCGTCCGCCTGCGTGCCGGACCGCTGTACCCTGACCATCGACCGGCGGTTTCTGATGGAAGAGGACATCGCCGAGGTAAAAGCCGAAGTCACCGCGATGATGGAACGCGTCCGCGCGCGCCGCCCCGACTTTCGCTATGAAATCCGCGACCTGTTCGAGGTCATGCCCACCATGACCCCCGAAGACGCCCCCGTCGTGCAGGTGGTGCAGGACGCAGTGCAGCAGGTTCTGGGCAAATCCGCCGATTACGTCGTGTCGCCGGGCACCTACGACCAGAAACACATCGACCGGATCGGGCGGCTGAAGAACTGCATCGCCTACGGCCCCGGCGTGCTGGATCTGGCGCATCAGCCCGACGAATGGATCGGCGTGCAGGACATGGTCGACAGCGGCCAGGTGATGGGGCTGGCGATGCAGCGATTGCTGGGCTGA